A single region of the Nocardioides aurantiacus genome encodes:
- a CDS encoding DinB family protein, whose product MSTPTAPTTDWTRLLLEQLEWHWAHQLRPRLEGLSDEEYTWEPVPGCWSVRPRGRSSAPVQAGSGAFTIDFAFPEPEPSPVTTIAWRLGHVVVGALAVRNAAHFGGAPADYASWEYAGTATEALEQLDDAHDRWVRGVRTLDAQALAQPCGEEGFEHDPMAALVLHVHREVVHHGAEVCLLRDLHHARTRAERGQRLL is encoded by the coding sequence ATGAGCACCCCCACCGCCCCGACCACCGACTGGACCCGTCTCCTGCTCGAGCAGCTGGAGTGGCACTGGGCGCACCAGCTGCGACCACGGCTGGAGGGGCTGTCCGACGAGGAGTACACCTGGGAGCCGGTGCCGGGCTGCTGGAGCGTCCGCCCGCGCGGCCGTTCCTCGGCCCCGGTGCAGGCGGGCTCCGGGGCGTTCACCATCGACTTCGCCTTCCCCGAGCCCGAACCGAGCCCGGTCACCACGATCGCCTGGCGCCTGGGCCACGTCGTGGTCGGCGCGCTGGCCGTCCGCAACGCCGCCCACTTCGGCGGCGCGCCCGCCGACTACGCCTCCTGGGAGTACGCCGGCACCGCCACCGAGGCGCTGGAGCAGCTCGACGACGCCCACGACCGGTGGGTGCGCGGCGTACGCACCCTCGACGCCCAGGCGCTGGCGCAGCCCTGCGGGGAGGAGGGTTTCGAGCACGACCCCATGGCCGCGCTGGTGCTGCACGTCCACCGCGAGGTGGTGCACCACGGTGCCGAGGTCTGCCTGCTGCGCGACCTCCACCACGCCCGCACGCGGGCTGAGCGGGGTCAGCGGTTGCTGTAG